The Candidatus Scalindua japonica genomic interval CGATTCCACCATCTCTGATGAGTAATCAAGTCCCACATAATCACGGCTCAGATTCTTTAAAATCGCAGTTGTCCTTCCACTGCCGCATCCAATATCAAGTACGTGCTTATCCACAATACATTCCCTGTATTTTACAATAATCATTACTTCAGGATTCTGTAGTTTCATATTCACATAGCTTGAAACTACGCTTTTGCTCTCATATTTTTTTTGATTCATTCTACTATTCGATTACGGTAATACAGGTGTTTGAAATCAAGAACTATACTGTGCCCTTCCGGAGCCAAATGTTCTTCATTTGGATAACACCAATCACCAGCCGCCCCCCTCTGATAACGCTCTCTTACGTGTATCGAAATATCAATAACACCAAAGGAAAAAGCAGAGCTGTCACCATCTGAAGCCGACTCTTGAGAACTATGGTTTTCATACACATTAATATTATACTAAGATTATATAAGAAAAAAGATTAACTTCATTGATTTTTTTACTTTGATAACTATAACATTTTCGGTTAAAAAGTGTATCTATGAAAAGCGATAAAGAGAAAAACATTTTTGCGTGGTATATGTACGACTGGGCTAATTCCGCATTTGCGACAACTGTTATCGCTGCCCTTTTGCCTCTATACTTTGCTACAGTTATTGTCCCCTCAGAAGGATGGACCTTCCGTTCCTTCAGCATTGAAATACATACTAATGCTACCACCCTTTGGGCTTTTCTCTCAGGCACCACTGCACTCATTGTATTCATAACAGCCCCTTTCCTGGGGGCTATTGCGGATATTTCAGAATCTAAGAAGAAGTTTTTAATGACTTTCTGCTTTGGTGGCAGCCTGTTTACTACACTTCTTTTTTTCAGCCGCAAAGGAGATGTGTGGATGACTATGGTTTTTTTCTTCCTGGCTAATACCTGTTTTATCAGCGCAAACATTTTCTATAATGCTTTTCTACCTCACATAGCATCCAGGGAGGAGATTGATCAGGTTTCCGGGAGAGGCTATGCTTATGGATACCTCGGAGGCGGGCTACAGTTCTTAATCTGCATAATTTTAATTCTTGCCCACAATAAAATCGGTATTGAAAAAACAATAGCGGTGAGAACAAGCCTCTTATTTTCAGGAATCTGGTGGGCAGGTTTTTCAATATTTGCACTTACCTGGTTGCGCGAACCTGTGGGTAACAAAATACATTCTCAACAACATGGGGAAGAGAAAAGGTCAATTACCTATTATATAAAACTCGGTATATCTCGAACATGGTATACTATTTCAAGTGCCAGAAGGCATCGTAACCTTACTGTTTTTCT includes:
- a CDS encoding MFS transporter, producing MKSDKEKNIFAWYMYDWANSAFATTVIAALLPLYFATVIVPSEGWTFRSFSIEIHTNATTLWAFLSGTTALIVFITAPFLGAIADISESKKKFLMTFCFGGSLFTTLLFFSRKGDVWMTMVFFFLANTCFISANIFYNAFLPHIASREEIDQVSGRGYAYGYLGGGLQFLICIILILAHNKIGIEKTIAVRTSLLFSGIWWAGFSIFALTWLREPVGNKIHSQQHGEEKRSITYYIKLGISRTWYTISSARRHRNLTVFLIAFMFYNDGIHTVIRMATIYGKDELALNNQTLMGTLLLVQFIGIGGALLFSRISKTFGTKRILILAMFLWLGILCYAYIITSTLDFWILGIAVGLVLGGSQALSRSFYGSMIPAKESAEFFGFYSVFEKFSAIWGPFVFGSIRQITGTSRLAILSLVVFFIIGIVLLYFVKENSKPQNH